The region TGCTCATGAAGGAGCGTTTGGGGTCGATCAGCACGGTTTCGATACCGAGATGCTCTTTGTACTGCAGAGCGTCCTGCTCTTCGCTGGTGTAGACGTAGCGGGGATCGATGCCTTTTCCCGACATGAACTGTTTGATGCCGCGACTCCACACGTCCCAGCCGTGCGGGTAGGGTTCCATGCCCTGTTCGTTGAAGGCGTGAATATGGATATTTTTCTGATACTTGAAGGTTTGCAGCAGCCAGCGCAGGCGGTCGCTTACGGTGGGCTGTTGCGACATGGAACTGTGCTCGAACAGCAAACGGTCGCGCGGTTCGTCGTAGCCCAGAATCACGTGCAGTTCGTCCACCTGGCTGCAGGCGCGCTGAATCAGGTAAATGTGGCCGGTGTGCAGCGGATAAAACTTGCCGAACACCACGCCGATGCTTTTTTGCTGATAAGGGAATTCCAGCTCCAGAAAGCGGTGCAGCGACTCCAGCTTCTGGGCGCTGGGGCTTTTGATTTTGGCGTTGAGCAACTGGCTCAGGTAGCCTTTGGTCATACCCGCGGCATCGGCGACCTGTTGTAGGGTACAGCCTTTTTGTCTGATGGCTGTTTTCAGGTAATCGTAGGGAGACATGGTCTGACACTCCGGTGTGGCGGATGATGTGCTTATGGTAAAGCGCTGGCTGGCAAAACCTAATGAAAATTACAGATCATCAAGGATCGTCAGCGCGTCCGACAATTTTTTCACACCCATCACCTGCATGTTGGCGGGCGGTTTTTTCGGCATATTGGCAAACGGCACGATGGCGCGCTTAAAGCCGTGCTTGGCGGCTTCGGTGATGCGTTCCTGACCGCTCGGCACCGGGCGGATTTCCCCGGCCAGCCCGACTTCGCCGAACACCACCAGATCCTGCGGCAGCGGCCGATCGCGGAAGCTGGACACCAGCGACAGCAGCAGCGCCAGGTCGGCGCTGGTTTCCGTTACCTTGACGCCGCCCACCACGTTGACGAACACGTCCTGATCCGACATTTGCAACCCGCCGTGACGGTGCAGCACCGCCAGCAAGATCGCCAGCCGGTTCTGTTCCAGCCCGACCGCCACCCGACGCGGATTCGCCATCATCGACTGGTCCACCAGCGCCTGAATTTCCACCAGCAATGGCCGGGTGCCTTCCCACACCACCATCACCGAACTGCCGGAGGTGATTTCATCGCCCCGGCTCAGGAAGATGGCAGACGGATTGTTGATTTCCCGCAGCCCCTGTTCGGTCATGGCGAATACGCCCAGCTCATTGACGGCGCCGAAGCGGTTCTTGTGGCTGCGTAGGGTACGAAAACGGGAGTCGGCGTCGCCGTCCAGCAGCACCGAACAATCGATACAGTGCTCCAGCACTTTCGGGCCGGCCAGCGAGCCGTCTTTGGTGACGTGGCCGACCATGATGATGGCGACGCCGCGGGTTTTGGCGAAGCGCGTCAGGTAGGCGGCGGTTTCCCGCACCTGCGCCACGCTGCCGGGAGACGACTGAATGTCCGCCAGATGCATCACCTGAATGGAGTCGATCACCATCAGTTTCGGCTGTTCCTGCTCGGCAATCAGGCAGATCTGCTCGATGCTGGTTTCCGACAGCATGTTGATGTGCTGGGCGGGCAGACTGAGACGGTGGGCGCGCATCGCCACCTGCTGCAGGGATTCCTCGCCGGTGACATACAGGGTTTTCATCTGTTCGGCCAGTTTGCACAGCGTTTGCAGCAACAGGGTACTTTTGCCGGCGCCGGGGTTGCCGCCGATCAGAATGGCGCTGCCGGGCACTACGCCGCCGCCCAGCACCCGGTCGAATTCCTGAAAGCCGGTGGAGAAACGCGGTAGCGCTTCCAGGCTGATTTCCGACAGTTTCTGTACCCGGCTGACGTTGCCGCTGTCCCCGGCGTAGCCGGAGAAACGGTCGCTGCGTGACGAGGAAGACGCGGCGGCCAGACGTACCTCGGTGATGGTGTTCCAGGCGTGACAGGCGCTGCACTGCCCCTGCCAGCGCGGATAGTCGGCCCCGCATTCATTACAGACAAAGGCGCGTTTGACGGCTTTGGCCATGAATTACCTCCTTTTTACTACTCTTTACTGCATCTGCTTTTTACTACGTCTGCTCTTTACTGCATCTCTGTACGGCGAGGCTTAGCTTTTTTCATGCCTCAGGCTGCCGCTGAGAATGCACAGCACGCCGGTCAGGTCGGCATGGCGGATGCTGACCGCGCTCTGCTCGTTGACTTTAGGTTTGGCGTGATAGGCGATGCCCAGCCCGGCCGCCTTGATCATCAGCAGGTCGTTGGCGCCGTCGCCGATGGCGACCGTCTGGTGCGACGGGATCGCCAGCTTTTCCGCCAACTGACGCAGCGTATCCGCTTTATATTTCGCATCGACGATCGGGCCAACCACGTCGCCGGTCAGTTTGCCGTCGCGCATGCCCATTTCGTTGGCGACCGCCGCCACCAGCCCGAGTTCATCACGCAGGTAATCGGCGAAATAGGTGAAGCCGCCGGAGGCGATGGCCAGATGCCAGCCCGCGTCCTGCAACTGTTTGACCATGTTTTTCAGGCCCGGCATCAGCGGCAGGGCGTCCCGCACCTGACGCAGAATGTTGGCGTCCGCGCCTTTCAGGGTGCCGACGCGCTGACGCAGGCTGGCGGAGAAATCCAGCTCGCCGCGCATGGCGCGCTCGGTGACTTCCGCCACCTGTTCGCCGGTGCCCGCCAGTTTGGCGATTTCATCGATACATTCGATCTGGATCGCGGTGGAATCCATGTCCATCACCAGCAGGCCGGGCGAACGCAGACTCGGGGTATTGTACATCGGCGTCACGTCCAGCCCCAGTTCGTGGGCTACCTTGGTGATGCGCGGCGTCAGGATGCCGGCCAGTCGCACTACCTGATAGTCATCCACGCTCCAGGCGCTGACGATCACCATCGGTTCATCCAGACGGCGCTGAATGCGGGATAACAGATATTTGTCGAGCACGTCGCCGTACATCAGCCAACCGGTATTGCCGGCGCGGTAGTCGAGCGGCATCACCTCGTCGTCACTCAGCGAGAGCGGTAAATTTGGCCAGCAGTTGATCTCATCGGGCAGATCGCTATAGGTCAAACGGTTCGACATGGGCTAAATATCCTTTCCTGCGGGTAGTGATGAATTGACGGGGTGGACGGTCACAAATCAACGCAACAAGCTATCCTATCGCCAACGCTTCTGGCAACATGAAAGTATCCAAATCGCGCAGGTATTCCCATGGTTCGGGCCCGGATAAAATTTCGCTTACATCGTACGGCCATTGTGCTGATCTGCCTGGCTCTGTTGGTGGTGTTGCTACAGGGCGCGTCCTATTTCAGCCTCAGTCATCAGATGGCCCGTTCCGAGCAAGTGGAAGAGCTGGCGCGCACGCTGGTGCGGCAGGTGGCGTTTAGCCTGACGCCGCTGATGGAAAGCAACAGCGACAACAGCGGTAGAATACAGGAAACGCTGCGACAGCTTACCGACCACAGCCGTATTCTGGATGCCGCCTTATACCAGCAGGATGGCACGCTGGTGGCGCGCGCCGGCGAACAGATTGAGGTGCGCGACCGGCTGGCGCTGGATGGCAGCCGCGCCGGTAGCTACTTCAACCACCAACTGGTGGAGCCGGTCAACAGTAAGGACGGGCCGATCGGTTTTCTGCGCATTACGCTGGATACCCACGTGCTGGCGACCGAAGCCCGTCAGGTGGACAATACCACCAACATTCTGCGGCTGATGGTGCTGATGGCGCTGGCCATCGGCATTATTCTGGCCCGCACCCTGTTGCAGCATCGCCGTTCCCGCTGGCAGCAGTCGCCCTATCTGCTGACGGCCAACGCGCCGGTGCAGGACGATGATCCGGCTAACGATGATGAACCCTCCGCGCAGGATGAGGATCAGACCCGTAAACCCTGAGATGGGTTGCTGTATCACTGGCGTTTTGTCGCCACCATGAACAGGCGCGGATAGGTCAACAGGCTATTGCCGTCCGCCTGAGCCGGGTAGGCCGTTTGCAGACACAACTGGTACTGTTGCAGAAAATCCTGCTGTTCCTGTTCGTTCAGCTCCGCCAGAAACGGACGCAGACCGGTGCCTGTCAACCACTCGATGATGGCCTGCGGCCCGCCCATCACGTGATAATAGGTGGTGTGCCAGATATCCACGTCGCAACCGTGACTGACCAGCAGATCGTAGTATTGCCCGGTACTGAGCAGCGCCTGCCTGACCTGCTCCACATCACCGAATCGTTCCCACCACGGCCCTTCGGCGGCGATCTTGCGCATGAGTTGATGCGTGGGCTGGCTGAGGGTATCCGGCATTTGCACCGCCAGTACGCCGCCCGGCGCCAGGTTGTCGATCAGCGCGGGCAGCAGCCGGTGGTGATCCGCCAACCATTGCAGCGATGCGTTGGCGTAGATGATGTCCTGCGGCGCATCCGGCCGCCAACCGGCGATGTCCGTCTCCTGAAACGTGCAGCCCGGCAGGCGTTGCCGCGCCTGTTGTAGCATGGCGCTTGAGTTGTCCACGCCGGTGACCCGCGCCTGCGGCCACGCCTGATGCAGCAGCTCGGTACTGTTGCCGGGGCCACAGCCCAGATCGGTGATGGCAATGGGAGCGGGATGGGAAATGCGGGATAACAGTTCAAGGGCGGGGCGGGTACGTTCGCCGGCAAAGCGCAGGTAAAGCTCGGGGTTCCAGTCTTGCATAGCCATATCCTCTGCAGGGTGGTGCGATGGGTAAAGCCGAGGAGTAGCAGCATAAGAAGTTAGGGCGGTTTTTTCCATCCGCCATCGGGAAAAGCAGCACAATCGGTCCCTGGTTGCGCTGCGAAGCGCCGGTTACCCCAACTGTTGCTGGAACTGCTGCCACTGGTTCTGCAACCCATCAATGTTCTGCTGTTCCCAGTCGCTGTCGTAGGACGAGGTCTTCAGGTAGTGACTGAAACTGTCGAACCAGCCGTCAACGTTGCCGCCGCTTGCCAGCGCGAAGATTTGCTGGCGTTTGACCTGCAAATCGCTGGTGCCGGTGTTGTATTTCTGTAGCTGGCTTTGCGCCCACACCGCGCGAGCGGTGTCTCCCACTTCAATGCCAATGCGGTATTCCCCTTCCATCAGCGCCTTGCCGATGGTGTCTTCATCGGTGTGGCGTGGTGCCAGCGGGCCAGCGTTTCTTCAGACACCTTGATGCTGGCGGGGAATTCAATGGTTTTTCCGGTCAGGGGATCGATTTTCGTCGCATCGGTGCTTTGCGCGGCGTCGGATGGCGTGGTGTTCTGGGGTTGAGAACTGCTATAACCCGTATTGGTAACAGACAGACTCATACTCTCTCCTTAACTATGATAAGCGTTAGCCTGTCTGTTATCGGTAAGTGTAAAAGAGATCTTTACAAATGTTTCAGAATGTTATTATCAGGCGACGTACCTACATGCGCTGTTTGCGTTATCACCGAGGGTGTTTACGTTATGGTCGATCGTGTTTACGTTATGATTGATTGTGCCGGGCTGGCAAATCGGGGAAAATGGACGGCTTATTTATGTCTGTCGCTACTTATGCCTGTCACTTAAGCCTGTGTGGGGGAAAACGCGTGTAAAAGTGCTTAATGGAATCTCTCAGCCATGCGGCCGCGCTTACTGCGTGTGCTGATGGCTTAACTGATTGGCATTAGACAGCTTGATGTCTGTATTTTCCGCTTTGCCTGATGCGGCGTGCGATGCGCGTGTCGGGCGGCTAACTATTAAAGAAGCCTGAATAACATGTCTCCAAGTGAATACGCACGCGAAGTCTCGAAACGTCGGACATTCGCCATTATCTCTCACCCCGACGCCGGTAAAACCACCATTACGGAAAAGGTGCTGCTGTTCGGACAGGCGATTCAGGTCGCCGGTACGGTGAAAGGACGCGGCTCCAGCCAGCACGCCAAATCCGACTGGATGGAGATGGAAAAGCAGCGTGGTATCTCGATTACCACCTCGGTGATGCAGTTTCCTTACCATGAATGCCTGGTCAACCTGCTGGATACGCCGGGGCACGAAGACTTTTCCGAAGACACCTACCGTACGCTGACCGCCGTCGACTGCTGCCTGATGGTGATCGACGCCGCCAAGGGCGTTGAGGATCGGACCCGCAAGCTGATGGAAGTCACCCGTCTGCGCGACACGCCGATCCTGACCTTTATGAACAAGCTCGACCGCGATATCCGCGACCCGATGGAAGTGCTGGACGAAGTGGAAAGGGAGCTGCACATCGCCTGTGCGCCGATTACCTGGCCGATCGGCTGCGGTAAGCTGTTCAAGGGCGTGTACCACCTCTACAAGGATGAAACCTATCTTTATCAGAGTGGTATGGGACACACCATTCAGGCCGTGCGCATCGTTAAAGGGCTGGATAATCCGGAGCTGGATCAGGCGGTGGGCGAGGATCTGGCCGCGCAGTTGCGCGATGAGCTGGAACTGGTAAAAGGCGCGTCCCACGAGTTTGAACAGGAAGCGTTCCTGAACGGCGAACTGACGCCGGTATTCTTCGGCACCGCGCTGGGCAACTTTGGCGTGGACCATATGCTGGACGGGCTGGTAGCATGGGCGCCCGCGCCGATGCCGCGTAAGACCGACGCGCGCGTGGTCAGCGCCGACGAAGAGAAGTTCAGCGGCTTTGTGTTCAAGATTCAGGCCAATATGGACCCGAAACACCGCGACCGCGTGGCGTTCATGCGCGTGGTGTCCGGCCGGTACGATAAAGGCATGAAACTGCGTCAGGTGCGCACCGGTAAAGACGTGGTGATCTCCGACGCGCTGACCTTCATGGCGGGCGACCGTTCCCACGTGGAAGAAGCTTACCCAGGCGACATCATCGGTTTGCACAACCACGGCACGATCCAGATCGGCGATACCTTTACCCAGGGTGAAGAGCTGAAATTCACCGGTATTCCTAACTTTGCGCCGGAACTGTTTCGTCGTATCCGCCTGCGTGACCCGCTCAGACAGAAACAACTGCTGAAAGGGCTGGTGCAGCTGTCCGAAGAGGGCGCGGTGCAGGTGTTCCGTCCGCTGATCAATAACGATCTGATCGTGGGTGCGGTCGGGGTGTTGCAGTTTGACGTGGTGGTGGCGCGCCTGAAATCCGAATACAACGTGGAAGCGGTGTACGAGTCGGTGAACGTTTCTACGGCCCGTTGGGTCGAGTGCGACGACGTGAAGAAATTTGAAGAGTTCAAGCGCAAGAACGAACAGTATCTGGCGCTTGATGGCGGCGACAATCTGGCATACGTGGCGCCGACCATGGTTAACCTCAATCTCGCGCAGGAACGCTATCCTGACGTGAAGTTCCATAAAACCCGCGAGCATTAATCGCCGGTTTACCGCCCACTCTGTCCGGGGTGGGCTGCTTGCCTATCATTCCTTAGCGATCAACACATTGTCGCTGCTTCCCGGACGATTTTTCCGCCACGGACAAATCTGAAATCACCGCCTGCCGGCCGCTCTGCGCTGGGCTTTTCACTCTCATTGGCTATAGTTAACCGTGTGTTACGGCTTTGGTTCATTTAACTATCATTAGCCTGTGTAGTGGTTTGTTCTGTTGATTTTATGCGTTTAATTAACGCGATAATCTGACGAATCATGGCAGATCGATCTGGGCTGATGGGTAAACCTGTTGTGAAACAGGCAATAACGATAAGGAAGGTATCGATGAAAAAGACCAAATTTGCATTTTCGCTGGCGACGGTGGTTCTGGGAACGGTGCTGGCGGGTGGTCAGGCGCTGGCTGACCAGGAAACGCTGGCGCAGCAGGCGCAGCGTATCGCCGATACCGCAGGTAAAAAAATCGATAGTTCCGTACAGCAGGCCGCGGGCTATATGGATGACAGCACCCTCACCGCCAGAGTGAAAAGCGCGCTGCTGAAAGATGAAACGCTCGACAGCAATGACATTTCCGTTTCCACCCGCGATGGCGTGGTGACGCTCAGCGGCTTTATCAGCAGCCAGCAGATGGCGACCGGCGCGGTGAAAATCGCTGCTCAGACCGAAGGGGTCAAGTCGGTCAGTGATAAATTGCAGGTGAAGGATAACAGCGGCGTGCAGTCGGTCGGCGCGTATGCCGACGACACCCTCACCACCAGCACCATCAAGGCCAAACTGCTGGCGGATGACATTGTCCCCTCCCGCCACATTAAGGTAGAAACCCACGATGGCGTAGTGCTACTGACCGGTCAGGTGACGAATCGGGAGCAGGCCGATCGGGCGGAAGCTATCGCCAAAAACGTAAGCGGCGTCAAAAACGTCAAGAACGAGCTGACGGTGAAATCCTGATGCGCCTCGCCGCCGTTATTCCCTTTATGACTGACCGTGGACGTCGCCCGGCGTACGCTGCCCGGTTCAGGGGCGTACTGGCGGCGGCATCCTCGCCTTTTCGCACGCAGGGAGGTCTGATGTTTCGCTGGGGCATTATTTTTCTCATTATCGCCGTGATCGCCGCCGCGCTCGGGTTTGGCAGTCTGGCCGGTACGGCTGCGATGGCCGCCAAAATCGTGTTTGTGGTTGGGATTATCCTGTTCCTGCTCAGTTTGTTTATGGGGCGACGCCGGCCATAGCTTGTCTGACGCCGAAGCCATACGGTTGTCATATTTCTCCGCCACACTGTCCATGCTGTTTTTTTGTCCGACTTTTGTGCTGTTCTGGGGGTCATCATGATGAATCTGGATGTCGCCATCGGCAGATGGAAGCAGTGGAAAGGGTGTCTGTGGGAACTGTGGGCCGAGTGCTTTGACAGCGACGGTGCCTGGGTGTCGGGAAATCACGGTTTTCTGGCCGGTGTGATGCAGGAATATTACGGAAAAGAGCAGGACAAGGTATCCTCGGAGCATGACAGTCTGCACTGAGGGATAACCATTGCCCACCCACTCTTTGTCCGATGACTTATCCGATGGCGCGATGGCGGCCGGGGAGGCCGATCGCGCGCAGACGGCGAACGTCGGGTTTATCGATACCCATTGCCACTTTGATTTTCCCCTGTTCGCTGAAAATGACGCCGGCAGCCTGGCGCAGGCGGCGCAGGCGGGTGTCCACCGTCTGATTGTGCCGGCCGTGGCCGCCGAACATTTTGAGCGGGTGCTGGAACTCAGCCAGCGCTGGCCTGCCCTGTACGCCGCGCTGGGGCTGCACCCGCTGTATATCGCCGGGCATCAGGACGCCCATCTGGCCGAGCTGGCGTCCCTGCTGGCGCGGCCACATCCCCGTCTGGTAGCGGTCGGGGAGATCGGCCTGGATCTTTACATGCCGGAACCGCAATTTGAACGGCAAAAAGCGTTTCTGGGCGCGCAGCTTAAGCTGGCGGCCCAGCGCGATCTGCCGGTTATCCTCCATTCCCGCCGCAGTCACGATCAGCTGGCGCAAATACTGCGCCGTTACCCGGTTCCCTGTACCGGCGTGGTGCACGGTTTTGCCGGCAGCTACGATCAGGCCATGACCTTTATCCGCCTTGGTTACTACATCGGCGTGGGCGGCACCATTACCTATCCGCGTGCCAACAAGACCCGCCAGGCGATTGCGCGCCTGCCGCTCGACCGGCTGTTGCTGGAGACCGATGCGCCGGATATGCCGGTGTACGGGTTTCAGGGGCAACCGAATCGCCCGGAGCGTATTACTGCCGTGTTCGACACGCTGTGCGAATTACGCCCGGAATGGCCGCAGGTCATTGCGGGCGCCATTCTCGCCAACACTCTGCGGCTATTTCCGGGGTTGCAGTCGCCGGAGCCTCATTAATCCGCCTGATGTTGCCGCCACCGGTGCGGTCTCCGACATACCGCTGGCGCTTAACGTCGGGCCATAATACTGGCGTTTATTGCATCAATTGCTTTACTTTACGTTATCATTGGCGGCATCGGCAGGTACTTTGTCCAACCTGATGAGCGCCAGCATTGCCGATTTCTTTCTGGCGCTGGGTGCTGGCATAACGGTGGTCGGTGTTTCGCCGGATGCGTTCACGTTCAGTTGGCGATACATCGTCTTATTTACCGGAGAGCTTGATGGCGAACGGCTTACATCTGGTTGCAGAGTGCAGTGACATGCTTTCTTCATTTATCAAAAATATCGAGTGGTTGACCGTCCGCCAGGCCGGGAATGACACCGCTTATCCTGGGCATTGCGCGCGCTGTTATTTCGACCTGTCGGCGTACCGCGATGATCTGTTTTTCCGGGCTGGTATTGCCGTCCCGGCGGAAATTACGCGCTCGGTGCCGAAACGCCGGGCAGAGTACCTGGCGGGGCGTTATCTGGCCAAAACGGTGTTGTCCCGGCTGGGGGTGAATGGCTATGTACTGACTAGCGCGGCCGATCGCTCGCCGCAGTGGCCGGAGCGGATCGCCGGATCGCTCAGCCACAACATTGACAGCGTGCTGTGCGCCGCACATCAATGCCGCCACGACGCGTCTTGCGTTGGGCTGGATATCGAAACCCGGATGAACGCCGAGCGCGCCAATAACTTGTGGCCCGGCATCGCCGATGAGATTGAGTATGACTGGCTGCATTCCCACCATCCCATCAGTTTCGCCAGTATGCTGACGCTGAGTTTTTCCGCCAAAGAAAGCCTGTACAAAGCATTGTATCCACAGGTAAAACGTTACTTCGATTTTCTGGATGTCCGCATGGTCGGGCTGGATACCGTACAGCAGACCTTCACACTGCAGTTGCTGACCGACCTGTCGCCAGGCTATCTGGCGGGGCGTCGTTTCTCGGGAACCTACCAATTGCGGGAAAGCGATATCACCACGTTTCTGTTTGACTGAACAGGATGCCATTGACGTCACGACAACAAGGAGCGACACACATGAAGATGACCGGCAACACGATACTGATTACCGGCGGCGGCTCGGGCATCGGGCTGGGGCTGGCGGCGGCGTTTCACCAGCGGGGCAACCAGGTGATCATCGCCGGGCGGCGCGAGGCGACGTTGCGGCAGGCGGCGGCCGACTTTCCCGGTATGGCCTGGCGGGTACTGGATCAGCGCGATCCCGCCGCCATCAGCGCCTTTGTCGGGCAACTGACGCTGGATTATCCGGCGCTCAATGTGCTGATTAATAACGCCGGTATTCAGCGACGCGAAGACCTGACCCAGCCGGATCCGCAACTGATTGACGATACGGTATCGACCAACCTGCTGGGGCCGCTGTGGCTAACCGGCGTATTGATCCCGCATCTGCTGCGCCAGCCGCACGCGGCGGTACTGAACGTGACGTCGGAGCTGGCGTTTCTGCCGCAGGCGATGACCCCAACCTATT is a window of Dickeya solani IPO 2222 DNA encoding:
- the radA gene encoding DNA repair protein RadA — its product is MAKAVKRAFVCNECGADYPRWQGQCSACHAWNTITEVRLAAASSSSRSDRFSGYAGDSGNVSRVQKLSEISLEALPRFSTGFQEFDRVLGGGVVPGSAILIGGNPGAGKSTLLLQTLCKLAEQMKTLYVTGEESLQQVAMRAHRLSLPAQHINMLSETSIEQICLIAEQEQPKLMVIDSIQVMHLADIQSSPGSVAQVRETAAYLTRFAKTRGVAIIMVGHVTKDGSLAGPKVLEHCIDCSVLLDGDADSRFRTLRSHKNRFGAVNELGVFAMTEQGLREINNPSAIFLSRGDEITSGSSVMVVWEGTRPLLVEIQALVDQSMMANPRRVAVGLEQNRLAILLAVLHRHGGLQMSDQDVFVNVVGGVKVTETSADLALLLSLVSSFRDRPLPQDLVVFGEVGLAGEIRPVPSGQERITEAAKHGFKRAIVPFANMPKKPPANMQVMGVKKLSDALTILDDL
- a CDS encoding YtjB family periplasmic protein; the encoded protein is MVRARIKFRLHRTAIVLICLALLVVLLQGASYFSLSHQMARSEQVEELARTLVRQVAFSLTPLMESNSDNSGRIQETLRQLTDHSRILDAALYQQDGTLVARAGEQIEVRDRLALDGSRAGSYFNHQLVEPVNSKDGPIGFLRITLDTHVLATEARQVDNTTNILRLMVLMALAIGIILARTLLQHRRSRWQQSPYLLTANAPVQDDDPANDDEPSAQDEDQTRKP
- the tam gene encoding trans-aconitate 2-methyltransferase; translation: MQDWNPELYLRFAGERTRPALELLSRISHPAPIAITDLGCGPGNSTELLHQAWPQARVTGVDNSSAMLQQARQRLPGCTFQETDIAGWRPDAPQDIIYANASLQWLADHHRLLPALIDNLAPGGVLAVQMPDTLSQPTHQLMRKIAAEGPWWERFGDVEQVRQALLSTGQYYDLLVSHGCDVDIWHTTYYHVMGGPQAIIEWLTGTGLRPFLAELNEQEQQDFLQQYQLCLQTAYPAQADGNSLLTYPRLFMVATKRQ
- the serB gene encoding phosphoserine phosphatase, which gives rise to MSNRLTYSDLPDEINCWPNLPLSLSDDEVMPLDYRAGNTGWLMYGDVLDKYLLSRIQRRLDEPMVIVSAWSVDDYQVVRLAGILTPRITKVAHELGLDVTPMYNTPSLRSPGLLVMDMDSTAIQIECIDEIAKLAGTGEQVAEVTERAMRGELDFSASLRQRVGTLKGADANILRQVRDALPLMPGLKNMVKQLQDAGWHLAIASGGFTYFADYLRDELGLVAAVANEMGMRDGKLTGDVVGPIVDAKYKADTLRQLAEKLAIPSHQTVAIGDGANDLLMIKAAGLGIAYHAKPKVNEQSAVSIRHADLTGVLCILSGSLRHEKS
- a CDS encoding stress response protein; protein product: MNLDVAIGRWKQWKGCLWELWAECFDSDGAWVSGNHGFLAGVMQEYYGKEQDKVSSEHDSLH
- the prfC gene encoding peptide chain release factor 3; its protein translation is MSPSEYAREVSKRRTFAIISHPDAGKTTITEKVLLFGQAIQVAGTVKGRGSSQHAKSDWMEMEKQRGISITTSVMQFPYHECLVNLLDTPGHEDFSEDTYRTLTAVDCCLMVIDAAKGVEDRTRKLMEVTRLRDTPILTFMNKLDRDIRDPMEVLDEVERELHIACAPITWPIGCGKLFKGVYHLYKDETYLYQSGMGHTIQAVRIVKGLDNPELDQAVGEDLAAQLRDELELVKGASHEFEQEAFLNGELTPVFFGTALGNFGVDHMLDGLVAWAPAPMPRKTDARVVSADEEKFSGFVFKIQANMDPKHRDRVAFMRVVSGRYDKGMKLRQVRTGKDVVISDALTFMAGDRSHVEEAYPGDIIGLHNHGTIQIGDTFTQGEELKFTGIPNFAPELFRRIRLRDPLRQKQLLKGLVQLSEEGAVQVFRPLINNDLIVGAVGVLQFDVVVARLKSEYNVEAVYESVNVSTARWVECDDVKKFEEFKRKNEQYLALDGGDNLAYVAPTMVNLNLAQERYPDVKFHKTREH
- a CDS encoding DUF1328 domain-containing protein, producing MFRWGIIFLIIAVIAAALGFGSLAGTAAMAAKIVFVVGIILFLLSLFMGRRRP
- a CDS encoding 4'-phosphopantetheinyl transferase family protein is translated as MLSSFIKNIEWLTVRQAGNDTAYPGHCARCYFDLSAYRDDLFFRAGIAVPAEITRSVPKRRAEYLAGRYLAKTVLSRLGVNGYVLTSAADRSPQWPERIAGSLSHNIDSVLCAAHQCRHDASCVGLDIETRMNAERANNLWPGIADEIEYDWLHSHHPISFASMLTLSFSAKESLYKALYPQVKRYFDFLDVRMVGLDTVQQTFTLQLLTDLSPGYLAGRRFSGTYQLRESDITTFLFD
- a CDS encoding SDR family oxidoreductase; this translates as MKMTGNTILITGGGSGIGLGLAAAFHQRGNQVIIAGRREATLRQAAADFPGMAWRVLDQRDPAAISAFVGQLTLDYPALNVLINNAGIQRREDLTQPDPQLIDDTVSTNLLGPLWLTGVLIPHLLRQPHAAVLNVTSELAFLPQAMTPTYCASKAALHAYTDALRCQLRQTSVQVIEIIPPWVQTGLQGEWGYDPRAMPLPDFIEETLALLSQQPEADEIVVERARALRFAEREGAYAERFRAFNVDPETEIDD
- the osmY gene encoding molecular chaperone OsmY — translated: MKKTKFAFSLATVVLGTVLAGGQALADQETLAQQAQRIADTAGKKIDSSVQQAAGYMDDSTLTARVKSALLKDETLDSNDISVSTRDGVVTLSGFISSQQMATGAVKIAAQTEGVKSVSDKLQVKDNSGVQSVGAYADDTLTTSTIKAKLLADDIVPSRHIKVETHDGVVLLTGQVTNREQADRAEAIAKNVSGVKNVKNELTVKS
- a CDS encoding TatD family hydrolase, whose translation is MAAGEADRAQTANVGFIDTHCHFDFPLFAENDAGSLAQAAQAGVHRLIVPAVAAEHFERVLELSQRWPALYAALGLHPLYIAGHQDAHLAELASLLARPHPRLVAVGEIGLDLYMPEPQFERQKAFLGAQLKLAAQRDLPVILHSRRSHDQLAQILRRYPVPCTGVVHGFAGSYDQAMTFIRLGYYIGVGGTITYPRANKTRQAIARLPLDRLLLETDAPDMPVYGFQGQPNRPERITAVFDTLCELRPEWPQVIAGAILANTLRLFPGLQSPEPH